The Dehalobacter sp. DNA segment TTAATCAGGCAGGGGGATTTGCGGCAACGGGGGATTCTGTTATAATAAAAATAATAACAGGTTGAAGATGGAAAATGAGGTGCGATAATGGATAATAACAAAATAGATCATTCAATCGGTTCAGTCAAAATTGCTGATGAGGTCGTTGAAGTGATTGCCGGAATGGCAGCTTCAGAAGTTGAGGGAGTCGCTGAGTTAAGCGGAGGTTTCGCCCAGGATATCGCCAATATTTTAGGCCGGGGCAAAAATTCATCCAAAGGTTCCAGGGGCATCAAAGTTGAAATTGACGAAAAAGAAGCTTCCGTGGATTTGTTTATTGCCGTCCAGTACGGGGTGTCAATTCCTGATGTAGCCCAGAAGGTACAGATCGTTGTGAAAGAAGCGATTGAAGGGATGACTGGATTAACCGTCATGGTCATCAACGTTCATATTCAAGGCATCGCGTTCAAAAACACGGCTGAGATCAAGGACGTCAAAGACAGCAAAGATAAAACGAATAAAGAAAAAGATTTGAAAGAAAAATAGAACAGTGCAGCAGGGTGGAGAGATGAGCAATTTCTGGAGAAATATCGGGGATAAACTCAATATTTTTTTTCTATGGTGTCTTGATAATCATCCTGGTAAATTTTTTGGTTTTTTGATTGGTTTTTTTGTGGCTTTGATGTTTATTTTGCTGGGATTTT contains these protein-coding regions:
- a CDS encoding Asp23/Gls24 family envelope stress response protein, coding for MDNNKIDHSIGSVKIADEVVEVIAGMAASEVEGVAELSGGFAQDIANILGRGKNSSKGSRGIKVEIDEKEASVDLFIAVQYGVSIPDVAQKVQIVVKEAIEGMTGLTVMVINVHIQGIAFKNTAEIKDVKDSKDKTNKEKDLKEK
- a CDS encoding DUF2273 domain-containing protein yields the protein MSNFWRNIGDKLNIFFLWCLDNHPGKFFGFLIGFFVALMFILLGFWQTLLLAALSFGGYYLGKCWDDGVWPTGLSKVIHRIPFWGKHKT